GAAAAGAAACTCGTAAATGCTTATAATGAAAAGCCAGTTCTCTCACGCCCGCAGCACAACTTTTACAAGGTATAGCATAAGTTTCTACTTTGCTTGTTGGCTTTGTCAGTGTTTAGTTGAACGAATAGGTTAGGAATATAAACAGACAGCACTATGATCAACCAGAATTTGTTTTATGATGTGACTTCGACACACCGGTCTTGTATTACGGGCATAACTGAATTCACTAGGTAGTCCCAACTTATTCGATGACCAAATAACatatcatattgtcccttgagaTAATGCCAATGGGTTTCAGCCTAGAAGCATACTCGGCAAACACTGAGGCCATTCTAAATTCATAAGAATATTAAACCTTCACAAATGTCATTTGGATTCTTCATTTTCCTTGAAGCATTGATGTCCAACACTCGTTTTCTATCAGCTTGAATTCCATTTAGTTTTTCTGAACTTAAAGCTCATATGATATTTAGTTGTAACTGCCAAGTCATTGGCATCATACAATCAATTACGAGGGTGTTGACTCTATTTCTCATGCAGGGTTCAAATTACTTTGAGATTGATTTGGACATTCATCGCTTCAGTTATATATCAAGAAAGGGGCTTGAGTCGTTTCGAGATCGATTGAAGAATGGAATTCTTGATCTGGGTTTAACCATCCAGGTATCGCCCTGGTCTGGGTTCTTTGTTAAATATTGTAAACTTCCTTCAAACTTGTAAATGTTTAAACTTTGGATTAATGATCTTTGCCTTCAATTGACAGGCACAAAAACAAGAGGAACTTCCGGAGCAAGTGTTGTGCTGTTTGAGACTGAACAAGATCGTCTTTTCTGATCATGGCCAAATACCAACACTTCGAACAGCTTCTGATGCCTGAAAAGGTTGTTGTGGTTGAGGTGGAGGATACTGACTCTTGTAAAATTTAGAAACTCTTGTATGGAGGATCAATTTCGTTTGTGGAAGCTCAGTTGTTACAGTACCAGCTTTACTGCAAATATATTTCATAAAATGTTTGATTTCTCGTTAACAGTACCAATTATATTGGCCGATACATAccgatttagaaaaaaaataaaaattaaaatggaaTTAACAGCGTACCATTTCAGTTTTTATATCAATTTATATGTACTTGTATTGATCAATATAGATAGGTGTCAACTTGTATCAGAAGGCATCGATAGTTGATAAAATCAAGTATGTGCATTGGCTTAAGGAGCAAGCAATCGCCATATCAGATCAAACTACTAAAACAAAGGACTATGTCCCAATAGCCATTGATGGACTGCTTTATGTAAGGATTGTGGATCCTTTATTGGCACCTTATGGCATTGAAGATCCTATATTTGCAGTCATTCAATTAGAGCAAACGACGATGAGAAGCAAACTCGGGAAAATCACTCTTGACAAGACTTTCGAAGGGTGTGATGCACTCAACAAGAACATCCTCGATGCTATTGACTACTGGCCTTTGTAAACAGTTTCGGGACTAGAGTGCTTGCTTTATGAGATCAAAGAAATATCACCACCTAAAGGCATAAAGAAGTCCATGGATCTTCAGGAAGAAGCGGAACACAAGAAACACGTGCGGATTCTGATTTTTAAGGGGAAAGTCGGCTCAACCGAGCAATGGCCAAAGCAGAAGCTATACTTGCTAATGCAAGAGCTACAGCAAAGGCAATAAGGGAAGTTGCAGCCGCAATCGGCTCTAGCTGGGTCAAGGAAGCAACCGTGAGGGTTGTGGAGCAAAACATCGAAGCATT
This is a stretch of genomic DNA from Gossypium arboreum isolate Shixiya-1 chromosome 11, ASM2569848v2, whole genome shotgun sequence. It encodes these proteins:
- the LOC108471670 gene encoding uncharacterized protein LOC108471670; translated protein: MFDFSLTIGVNLYQKASIVDKIKYVHWLKEQAIAISDQTTKTKDYVPIAIDGLLYVRIVDPLLAPYGIEDPIFAVIQLEQTTMRSKLGKITLDKTFEGCDALNKNILDAIDYWPL